The DNA segment AATTACTATCCCTACTGAAATAATCACATCGCCGATGCTAATAATCGTTGAAAATGGAAACGGCAGATAGAAAATATCGGCAAGCACCTCAAAACGAATGGTCTGGGCAGTCCCGTGAGTCAGAGATCGCCCCTCTGCAATAATGGCCCTTTTAACAGGCTCTAAACGAGATAGTGCTTCCGAAGACACCATCATCTTTCCATTGGTAAGTACCACAAGTGTGTTCAACCCCAATCCAAGGGCAATGCTGCCATAGCCGACATTTTTTGATTGGCGCCATGCCTGAATGACGGAGACCGTAAGCAGCACTAAGGTGAGACTATGCCATAGGGTGTAGTGACGAATAATCCATTCCGTCAGCGGATGGATATACACCTGAGTCATAACCGTTAGCACCACCTGGAGTACAACGCCGACTATTAAAAGCGTCATGCCCCCGTAGTTAAAGCGCGAAAAATCAGCATGATATTTAATTTTTGCAACGATAAGGCCTGTGATTAATGCAATAATAATCATGTTACTCCTATCATACCACAAGGTTAAAAAAAAAGATTTATCAATACTGTGAAGCAACTTGTAAATGTAGTTCCCTTTCATTATATTTCAATTTTTTAGCCATGACCATATTGAACTTGAGGGGCAGTTTGAATTTGCTTCACTTGTCATTGTCCAGCGTTTAAAACCCCTGATAATTTATCCCTATCTTAATCAGCCCTGTGTATCTAAGAGTCGGCGATAAAAGGGCAAATAAAAAGGTCTAAGACGTAGATATTGACTACCACATCTTAAACCTTTTATTGTCACGAAGGGATCAGTCGTTGGACTGAATAATGAACCCGGCCCCTGAATGCACAGTGATAACCCCTTCTTCCATGCAGATCTCATTACTTACTCCACGCATTTCACAAGACTTTATGCTCAAGTGATCCGTTTCATACTTCATGCCGTCGGTTGAATAAGTGAGACTTTGAGTTAGGGCTACAACGCTAATGTATTGATAAGCTGACTTTGAAAACGTGTACCGCCCCGGCTCGACATAGCGGATGGTATTGTGATCGTCCACCAGAGTCACCTTTCCCGGCCCATACTGACTCATACTAAATAGATTCCCTAAAGTGTGATCCATGCGGGTGCCGGTTGCAGCCAAGAGCACAATGTTATCGCAGTTTTCAAAAGCAAGCGCCAGTGCTGCTTCGGTGTCGGTAAAATTCTTCTCAGGTTTATAGGTTCTGCTTGGAATACGGTGCGCTGCAACAAAAGCTTTTCCCATGTCGTCAATGGAATCAAAATCGCCGACAATAAGATCTGGCACTAAATCTGTGCCATAAAAATTTTTAATCCCACCGTCACAGCATATCACGTAGGCATCTTCACAGTAACGACGAAGAAGATCCTTTTTGACAGCACGTCCCCCTGAAACGACAAGTCCTTTCATGGTCTCAGCTCACGAAATTGTTTCAGTGCATCCAAAGGATCGGTAGCTCCGAAGATAGCTGAGCCTGCTACAATAATATCGGCGCCGGCATCGTAAACAGCCTGAGCATTATTCAACTTAATCCCGCCATCTACTTCCAAGAGACAGGAAGGATTCTTCTCATCAATGAGCTTTCGAACAGCCTTAATTTTATCCAAAGCCGTCGTGATAAAGGACTGACCGCCGAAACCGGGATTCACACTCATAATTAAAATCAAATCCAAATCTTGAATCGTATAGTTCAACACATCCAGAGA comes from the Peptoniphilus equinus genome and includes:
- a CDS encoding DUF5317 family protein; the protein is MIIIALITGLIVAKIKYHADFSRFNYGGMTLLIVGVVLQVVLTVMTQVYIHPLTEWIIRHYTLWHSLTLVLLTVSVIQAWRQSKNVGYGSIALGLGLNTLVVLTNGKMMVSSEALSRLEPVKRAIIAEGRSLTHGTAQTIRFEVLADIFYLPFPFSTIISIGDVIISVGIVITLILFGKHQESL
- a CDS encoding thiamine diphosphokinase; amino-acid sequence: MKGLVVSGGRAVKKDLLRRYCEDAYVICCDGGIKNFYGTDLVPDLIVGDFDSIDDMGKAFVAAHRIPSRTYKPEKNFTDTEAALALAFENCDNIVLLAATGTRMDHTLGNLFSMSQYGPGKVTLVDDHNTIRYVEPGRYTFSKSAYQYISVVALTQSLTYSTDGMKYETDHLSIKSCEMRGVSNEICMEEGVITVHSGAGFIIQSND